In the genome of Phlebotomus papatasi isolate M1 chromosome 2, Ppap_2.1, whole genome shotgun sequence, one region contains:
- the LOC129803007 gene encoding condensin complex subunit 2, whose product MENQSPLRRSEIGVYKTPVRPVINDDERERATARKSFLDSTCASSTTGQCEDLQIGLKLFQENKFTKENAWNIPLIDSFSDLIRKHHQAVGNFQMAGYGLEASTKLYGIRVDSIHEKTMRLNSGLGTKKTSRNDNDDTVAEDQDTGNAQTATAARPKRKKRPKSTVTKNVETINGKLETVPLPEPIMAELRSILGNIANPKNLLSKKLSDRNGIFNLDSNAPLNYPEAKKVDVYAEHDWSKYKKFTVSFEKIEPGDRLRPMHSHYEIKDTPAEEEEEAAWDAQQLNASNNSQIALAFDMDAEVEPLPPTQDDFQDAEPMEQDFPDIGEMTEDDRAAILACEGGRPRSIHIRDLRPTDANHSHLEYSYRPMEMINQYWAGPSHWKFKRPSRSLGVSEGRQTGVGVVGQKRVRRVKPTLAKMEDFVETDVGIFLRLGDAKLRQKNIRKKWEQKEKLKLPTDFKFDRAMCNTYKFAPGTMVREANSDAVQGILPIGDDYNYDNPVDRSYCSNVMTQDDTDTETGTEAGGALGDAPGVEEDVPGTEENAANATVGHFDMEYEGAPEKVEKIVLPYAKRAKIVDMKQLKKAAWHLVCVGLKSTETISFHKLYNALPHHLSPTMKENLSVPLAFYSILHLANEHGLKLIQRENLKDLGVRFQGDFAPGTQPFSQTQKDPTI is encoded by the exons ATGGAAAATCAGTCTCCCTTGAGACGATCAGAAATTGGGGTATACAAAACTCCCGTCCGTCCAGTGATT AATGACGACGAAAGGGAGAGAGCTACTGCGAGAAAGAGCTTCCTGGACAGCACTTGTGCTTCCAGCACCACAGGGCAATGTGAAGATCTGCAGATTGGTCTGAAGCTCTTTCAAGAGAAT AAATTCACAAAGGAGAATGCCTGGAACATTCCTCTTATTGATAGCTTCAGTGACCTGATACGGAAGCACCATCAGGCCGTGGGAAATTTTCAGATGGCAGGATATGGACTGGAGGCCTCTACAAAGCTCTATGGGATTCGTGTAGATTCGATTCACGAGAAGACGATGCGTCTCAACAGTGGCTTGGGGACCAAGAAAACGTCTCGAAATGACAATGATGATACAGTGGCTGAGGATCAGGACACTGGCAATGCACAAACTGCCACTGCAGCCAGACCAAAACGCAAAAAGCGCCCCAAGAGCACTGTCACGAAGAATGTTGAGACAATCAATGGGAAATTGGAAACTGTTCCCCTGCCAGAGCCCATCATGGCTGAATTGAGGTCCATCCTGGGCAATATTGCAAATCCTAAAAATCTACTCTCCAAGAAACTGTCAGATCGCAATGGGATCTTCAATCTGGACTCCAATGCACCTCTTAATTATCCGGAAGCGAAGAAAGTGGACGTTTATGCGGAGCACGATTGGtcaaagtacaaaaaattcacggtttcttttgagaaaattgAACCAGGAGATCGCCTGAGACCAATGCATTCCCACTATGAGATCAAGGATACCCCAGCTGAGGAAGAAGA ggaAGCTGCTTGGGATGCACAGCAACTAAATGCATCCAATAATTCCCAGATTGCTTTAGCCTTTGACATGGACGCTGAAGTTGAGCCCCTGCCGCCCACTCAGGACGACTTCCAGGATGCTGAGCCGATGGAACAGGATTTCCCGGACATTGGTGAGATGACGGAGGACGATAGAGCAGCGATATTGGCTTGCGAGGGTGGACGTCCACGGTCCATTCATATCCGTGACCTGAGGCCCACTGATGCCAATCACAGTCACTTGGAGTACTCGTACAGGCCCATGGAGATGATCAATCAGTACTGGGCTGGTCCGTCGCACTGGAAGTTCAAGCGTCCGTCGAGGAGTCTTGGTGTCTCGGAAGGACGTCAGACGGGAGTTGGAGTGGTGGGGCAGAAGAGGGTGCGGAGGGTGAAGCCGACTCTGGCGAAAATGGAGGATTTCGTGGAGACGGATGTGGGTATTTTTCTGCGGTTGGGTGATGCAAAGCTGAGGCAAAAGAATATCCGGAAGAAGTGGGAGCAGAAGGAGAAACTCAAGTTGCCGACGGATTTTAAATTTGATCGTGCTATGTGCAACACCTACAAATTTGCTCCGGGAACGATGGTCCGGGAGGCAAATAGCGATGCTGTTCAGGGTATTTTGCCCATTGGGGATGACTACAACTATGACAATCCAGTGGATAGGAGTTACTGCAGTAATGTCATGACGCAGGATGATACGGATACGGAGACGGGAACTGAGGCTGGTGGGGCATTGGGAGATGCACCTGGGGTGGAGGAAGATGTTCCGGGGACGGAGGAGAATGCAGCAAATGCTACAGTGGGGCATTTTGATATGGAATATGAAGGGGCTCCGGAGAAGGTGGAGAAGATTGTGTTGCCGTATGCAAAGAGAGCAAAAATTGTGGATATGAAGCAATTGAAGAAGGCAGCTTGGCATTTGGTTTGCGTAGGGCTGAAGAGTACAGAAACCATCAGTTTTCACAAACTCTACAATGCCCTGCCTCATCATTTGAGTCCGACTATGAAGGAAAATCTAAGTGTACCTCTGGCCTTCTATTCTATCCTCCATTTGGCCAATGAGCACGGTCTGAAGTTGATTCAACGGGAGAATCTCAAGGATCTTGGTGTCAGGTTCCAAGGAGATTTCGCCCCAGGTACTCAACCTTTCTCTCAAACCCAGAAAGATCCCACCATTTAA
- the LOC129800272 gene encoding uncharacterized protein LOC129800272, giving the protein MATSHYILMWILAVLVSTTLGNHHHHHGSKHKASSQSHQGADVHALTSVSEEIDGISHREKSTSKKGSDTKEDSSKSHEEKGGKTKKDFEEDYESGDHDDAHEGHLKAHYNNKKAQKNGKKEKGFRQSFRKREYHKVNKFFGDEHKGGAYNKFDAAKSKKNSQTFAQEAGKHHQQVAVEGKSKKP; this is encoded by the exons ATGGCGACATCTCATTACATATTAATGTGGATTTTGGCCGTTCTTGTGTCCACCACCCTAGGAAATCATCACCATCACCACGGATCTAAGCACAAGGCATCATCACAAAGCCATCAAGGAGCTGACGTTCACGCCCTAACTAGT GTTTCTGAAGAAATTGATGGGATATCGCATCGAGAAAAATCCACCTCAAAGAAGGGATCAGACACCAAAGAAGACTCTTCAAAATCTCACGAAGAAAAAGGTGGGAAAACTAAAAAGGACTTTGAGGAAGACTATGAGTCCGGAGACCATGATGACGCCCACGAGGGTCACCTAAAAGCCCACTACAATAACAAAAAAGCCCAGAAAAATGGGAAGAAAGAAAAGGGATTTAGGCAGAGCTTCCGAAAGCGTGAATACCACAAAGTGAATAAATTCTTCGGGGATGAACACAAAGGTGGTGCTTATAACAAGTTCGATGCtgcaaaatcaaagaaaaacagCCAAACTTTTGCCCAGGAAGCGGGAAAACACCATCAACAGGTGGCCGTGGAGGGAAAAAGCAAGAAACCTTAA
- the LOC129803067 gene encoding 40S ribosomal protein S10b, which yields MFMPKQHRVTIYEYLFKEGVMVAKKDFNAPKHPELENIPNLHVIKTMQSLESRGFVKEQFAWRHFYWYLTNKGIEYLRTYLHLPPEIVPSTLKRNVRTETARPRPTTAPRSEGSKPQEDRSAYRRAPPGGGPDKKGDVGPGAGDVEFRGGFGRGSRPQ from the exons ATGTTTATGCCCAAGCAGCATCGTGTGACTATCTATGAGTACTTGTTTAAGGAGGGTGTTATGGTGGCAAAGAAGGACTTCAATGCACCAAAACATCCCGAACTGGAGAATATTCCCAATCTCCATGTCATTAAGACCATGCAGTCCCTGGAGTCTCGTGGCTTTGTCAAGGAACAGTTTGCCTGGAGACACTTCTACTG GTATCTCACAAACAAGGGCATTGAATACCTCCGGACGTATCTCCATTTGCCTCCAGAGATTGTCCCATCAACGCTGAAGCGCAACGTCAGGACAGAAACTGCACGTCCTCGCCCAACAACTGCTCCACGATCAGAAGGATCCAAACCTCAAGAGGATCGCTCTGCTTATCGTCGTGCTCCTCCAGGAGGTGGTCCTGACAAGAAGGGAGATGTTGGACCTGGTGCTGGAGATGTCGAATTC CGCGGAGGATTCGGTCGTGGAAGTCGCCCACAGTAA
- the LOC129803056 gene encoding transcriptional adapter 1-like, whose amino-acid sequence MEEDRVVKAKNALAEALGEKWAKYLSYLSMWFRNLLTQEAFNQEARKLLTIEQMHLQNEFVLAMISKTCGYTQSVPLRTIQVPPVPVNSIKKKRKRSFRASERATFEPPGVMDYLPAEATQDNHHNTNHQQRFVAQELFLPDSALIMGRLLVGAWEIGLVNVEDAAAEMLCGAVQTLLKNILSMMFMKKKMFKCSEGAFFYDVGHPVKDPFVRNTVTRQKIDDRPVDIDREVALVNLTRNPADDTVFLTDCGEICPPKKHRITVQDLYLAFQDRNIIPSHSVYSINAERISNSLG is encoded by the coding sequence ATGGAAGAAGACCGTGTAGTGAAGGCTAAAAATGCCCTGGCAGAAGCTCTTGGGGAGAAATGGGCAAAATATCTAAGTTACCTCAGTATGTGGTTCCGGAATCTCCTCACGCAGGAAGCCTTCAACCAAGAAGCTCGCAAACTCCTCACAATCGAACAGATGCATCTGCAGAATGAATTTGTCCTGGCCATGATTAGCAAAACTTGCGGATACACCCAATCAGTTCCACTTAGGACAATTCAGGTGCCTCCAGTGCCTGTCAACAGCATCAAGAAGAAGCGCAAGAGGAGCTTCCGGGCATCTGAGAGAGCTACTTTTGAGCCTCCGGGTGTTATGGACTACCTTCCAGCTGAAGCCACCCAGGACAATCATCACAACACAAATCACCAACAAAGGTTTGTGGCACAGGAACTCTTCCTTCCGGACAGTGCACTGATAATGGGGCGCCTGTTGGTTGGAGCTTGGGAAATTGGTCTGGTGAATGTGGAGGATGCTGCTGCTGAGATGCTTTGTGGAGCTGTGCAGACTCTTCTGAAGAACATTCTCTCCATGATGTTCATGAAGAAGAAAATGTTCAAATGCTCCGAAGGGGCTTTCTTCTACGATGTCGGGCATCCGGTTAAGGATCCCTTTGTCCGGAATACAGTTACGCGGCAAAAGATTGACGATAGACCCGTGGACATTGACAGGGAAGTGGCTCTGGTGAATCTGACCAGAAATCCTGCAGATGATACAGTTTTCCTGACAGACTGTGGTGAGATCTGTCCACCCAAGAAGCACAGGATCACTGTGCAGGATCTCTACTTAGCCTTCCAGGATCGAAACATCATTCCCTCCCATTCAGTGTATTCCATCAATGCCGAGAGGATCAGCAACAGCCTTGGATAA